The Pan troglodytes isolate AG18354 chromosome 1, NHGRI_mPanTro3-v2.0_pri, whole genome shotgun sequence genome includes a region encoding these proteins:
- the LOC112204993 gene encoding uncharacterized protein LOC112204993, with protein MEDQISRWRQRLRVCGLHKAPLGAVVRSAGFRLCACEVASATLAPNPVAHLAHGECGAESTAGAGHSQPLSSAKTSPERRTSALKDPPTSAGCRGSSSRGGESRIPFLHSRRVPRPPAASGAAPLGM; from the exons ATGGAGGATCAGATTTCAAGATGGCGCCAACGGCTTCGCGTCTGCGGCCTCCACAAGGCTCCTCTGGGAGCTGTAGTCCGGTCAGCGGGCTTCCGGCTCTGCGCATGCGAGGTAGCCAGCGCGACCCTCGCCCCAAATCCGGTTGCACACCTGGCTCACGGCGAGTGCGGAGCAGAAAGCACTGCCGGCGCGGGCCACAGCCAGCCGCTTTCATCTGCTAAGACCTCACCTGAAAGGCGCACCAGTGCcctcaaggatcctcccacctctgcaggATGTCGAGGCTCCTCCTCGCGGGGAGGAGAAAGCCGAATCCCCTTCTTGCATTCTCGGAGAGTGCCACGTCCTCCGGCTGCCAGCGGGGCAGCGCCGCTAG GTATGTGA